In the Manis javanica isolate MJ-LG chromosome 14, MJ_LKY, whole genome shotgun sequence genome, one interval contains:
- the LOC108394440 gene encoding olfactory receptor 14C36-like: MANSTMVPEFLLVAFAEILKLRVLHALLFLLMYLATLLGNLLIITATTLDQNLHTPMYFFLRNMSILDMCYISVTVPNACVNSFTDNRTISVAGCAAQIFLVIYCAFVELLFLTIMAYDRYVAICQPLHYPVIINHQFCVLITLVSLLSGLIYAGVHTGNIFRLSFCQYNVVHQFFCDIPSLLSLSCSDTFSNELLIFISAMGIYGGCFIFIAMSYLRIFSTVLKFPTREQGKAFSTCVPHLLVFSVFLGSGSGVYLRPSGASDTVLDMILSVFYTIVPPFLNPIIYSLRNKQVKEALRKVILRKFYSGKL, translated from the coding sequence ATGGCCAATTCCACCATGGTGCCTGAGTTTCTCCTCGTGGCCTTTGCTGAGATACTGAAGTTAAGGGTCCTACATGCCCTGTTATTCCTACTGATGTACTTAGCCACCCTGTTAGGGAATCTTCTCATCATCACTGCCACCACTCTGGACCAGAaccttcacacacccatgtacttcttcctcaggaacATGTCCATCTTAGACATgtgctacatttctgtcactgtgcCCAATGCCTGTGTCAACTCCTTCACTGACAACAGGACCATTTCAGTGGCTGGCTGTGCAGCTCAGATCTTCCTGGTCATTTATTGTGCATTTGTGGAGCTTCTGTTCCTCACCatcatggcctatgaccgctatgtagccatctgccagcccctccaCTACCCCGTCATCATTAACCACCAGTTTTGTGTCTTGATAACACTGGTTTCCCTGCTCAGTGGCCTCATCTATGCAGGTGTGCACACAGGAAACATATTCCGGCTGTCCTTCTGTCAGTACAACGTGGTCCATCAGTTCTTCTGTGACATCCCCTCTCTGCTGAGCCTCTCCTGCTCTGACACTTTCAGCAATGAGCTCTTAATTTTTATCTCTGCCATGGGGATTTATGGTGGCTGCTTTATCTTCATTGCCATGTCATACCTGCGCATATTTTCCACTGTGCTCAAGTTTCCAACCAGAGAGCAAGGCAAGGCCTTCTCCACGTgtgtccctcacctccttgtGTTCTCTGTCTTCCTTGGTTCTGGCAGTGGTGTGTACCTAAGGCCTTCAGGAGCCTCTGACACAGTTCTGGACatgattctttctgtattttataccATTGTTCCCCCATTCTTGAATCCTATCATCTACAGTCTTAGAAACAAACAAGTAAAGGAAGCTTTAAGGAAGGTAATATTGAGGAAGTTTTATTCAGGAAAATTATAA